GGAAATCTAACGTGccaacttttttattaatttttgacatTGATTTGGTTTGCTAGAGAGTACAGTTAACATTTAAATaacaaaacgatgttgtttggtgtctttcccccaattcaaaactcTAAATCCCGGCGGTTGCCGTCCTAGATGGCCCCGTGCTTGGTGACCGTGGCTTtgaccccgaccccaaccccgacaaTGAGTCACTCGGCGGCCAAGGGTCATTTGcaataaaaattcctaaaagctaccgggtcgcttaggtcacgctaaaatcacgccaaattgaaattaattgcgaatttaaatccgattttagaaattgaaagctCTGCCATGTCataagtcattttaggaacgtcgattcagtctccgaagatttttctgcaaatcgagatttttggtgaaaagtcGAGATATGGCCATTCTCGACCTGAAAATGTAGAGGACCGTTTTTGATCCTgcaattgggatgcaagtaggttcaattggtgaggaaaattaccaatttgatcgaggactcGATATTGGAATTTTTAGAAgccaaattggattgattcAATGGAGGATTGAAGTCCAATTTCAGAGGAATCAaatgaaattcgtatgcccctcATGGACCTAACTTTGGACCACTTCAAGCTTCTAAAAGAGGAGtgttttggctgaaaattgGATGCGGATGACAGCATGCATGGTGGGACCAAGCTAGGGGACAAGAAGATGAGGTAGAAGACCATGGTGGCCCCCCCTTAGCCAAACTGGTTCCTTCCTCCTTTCCTCTCCTCCCACCGTCGACCAGCACCCTCCATTGCAGCCTTGAAGCTTCAAAATTCCCTAGAAAACCGAGCTGCAGccttctttcttcatttgaacCATCGCATGTCGTAATGTCGTCACACCCCGCTTGCTTGTGCGCTAGTCCAGCGCCTCCTCAGGTCATTGTTCTGCCTCAACCACGAGCTCAAGACATCCTTGGAGCCAGTCGTAGCTCCCCCGCCGTCGCTGGAGCTGCTTCGTCGCTCACTTGCCGTCGTGAAGCTTCGCTACAGCCTTGCCGGTCTTCCTTAACTATTTCGGCCCTAACTAGCCATCGAAGCAGCTTTGCCAACCATCGAATAGAAGCTGAGCAGAGTGGGTCTCCAGCCACTATTTTGGCCCGCTTTGGACCATGTCTCGACCCCGTTTGGCGGTCTCGCTTAGGAGTTTTTTGTTCCTTGCCGCATCCCCGTCGTTTTGATCCGAGCggatcattaatcaagtgagtttaactctctaatcattgcttagtaagttaataatgtttaagggttgattagtttagactaagtatggattaggtggatagttatattagattaacaatttaattaattgttattgtatgttaggtggttagagtagtgtaattagagtcTAAACAAGATCTAGTATTTTTCTAgagtggttcggaaattttACGGGCCCGTCtaggcttttaattaggcttttcccgcctaagttgctattttttgtatttattaattaattttagtaattattcaaataattattgattttttggaaattagactgggatagtcgatgatcggaatttcgtgttgattacaatggtgtgatatatttatttaattgaatgcctatttgtgcaaatttagtgTGATTGCAATTTTggatatttatcccaaaatttattaattttattttttaattagaaaattaccgagcgtcggtttacagcaccaaaaatgttttatcATTATATAAATAGTGGGAATTTataaagtaaatatattatatttttggctcaTGCTGACTGTGTACCCAtatacgattatttttattgggtgtTTTTAACACGAGAAAATAGGCCAAGGTATTATattgattgagaaatttaaGCGTAGAATACCACGTTCTTGGCCATGGGTGATTAACTGTGTCATGGTTTATAGTCGTAATCAGATGACTATGGAAAGTTGTTGGGCATGTTGTTGGGTAAGATCAAGAAAACCGCCGAAGTATGGCCATGCTCGTTGAGCCGTAATCAACCACCGAAGTGTGGCTGTGCTCATTGAGCCGTAATTAACCACCTCATATAAGTTGTGATCGTTGGGCCGTAATCTACCGCCTAACATGGACAGGTTGTGCCCATTGGACCGTAATTCACCGCTAAACATTTAGTAGGctgtgcccattgggccgtaattaATAGTTGGAGCGAGTAATTGAAATGACTGTATGATGGTCctgatgacatgtaattgactgagtcgattgattgatgattcgatCGGTTTGATGATTTGATTGTTTGAAGTCAATTGGTGAAATTGTGAATTAtattgacttgtaggaaggaactgatgcaaaggtaagttctctgaccTATGCTTGTACTTAGACAGCCTttggggcatattttcttcctagtatgggcttagggggttgaacttgctgagacgtcgtctcaccccgtttttattgggataatattttcaggtccttataTGGTAGTCGTGGAGGACCAGAAGCCTTAGAGTCTGGGAAGGTGGAGATCGAAGAATCGGTGAATGTGTCTGACTAAtgggtcataggacagttccctttttggGTTGAGCCGATATATTTGTAAACAGCCTGGTAttgtaaataaatttatttgtttataaaaggcttgttttggtttgaaaatttgtgGCCATGGTTTCCTATCCCATCGTATTGTTGTCTGgagattatttatttgcttctgcatatgcatattaaaaagaaagggtcagcgatgtgtcctaggacgtcgctatttaatcaaccgagagggatgggcacgtgctcggaggatcggggcatgacagcCACCGATCCATATGACCGTTAAATGggttaattatattaaataaattgtcataaatgggtttaaatataatatggatattaaatgggttataaatggaTTATAAATAGGTTTACAACTTACTTAAACCTAACCCACCTTTacaactctctttttttcctcgcCCACACTTGATCTCTTGCTCGCTCATTTCGTATTTTCACTTTAGTTTGTTTATGAGTTTCTGTAAAGAGTTTTCATAGCATAATAGTTTTTGAACTACTACCAAAATAACAATATGTTGTGaatcacaaattcttaaaagagtGGATCTCACAACGATTTATAatcatttgttatttattagATCGTTgttcttataataaattcaaGACTATCACATATGTATTCCTCTTTCGTAAATGgattaataccttaaaaaaccccaaaccggtacacttgtgactaatttacccaaaattatttttttaccataaaaaaccccaaatggttacacctttaacaaatttactcaaaattgctacacttgtgacaaatttactctgtTAGCTTTCGTTgttggtataccaatttgggattttatgctttgtttgtcacattttacaatttttttgatttttttgtggtattaatccaatttagtggagggaatatttgttacaaatttaccagtttcgggctttttatggtcaattgtgataaatttgtcacgtgtgtatcattttggggttttttttagtaaaaaaaatagttttgagtaaatttgtcacaggtgtactagtttggggtttttcgggGTATTAACCCTTCGTAAATTGGGTTAAATACTGAAATGTCTTAATAATGTGAGTCAAGTCAGATATGACTTATGTTGGATATGAATCATTATATTTGTAATGCATGAAAGTTAAttaaaacgggttaaatgaATCTATTTAAGTCTAGTAAATCTCTAAGATCTTTCCAATAATGGCGCTTCGACTTCCATCGTCACTTATAATTCAATCATCTCTCTCTGCATACACATGAAAATAGTCGCGGTCTTCTTTGAGGGTAGTGTCATAGACAAGgatcatgtccttgataaaAAGATAGTTTCAAGTACTCTTACTCCTCTCTGGGCAAAGCtcgtttgagttttttttttaatggtgaaTTTTGAGCTTAAAATGAAAAGCTCATATAGGAATATGAGTCAAAAGAATTGGGTCATATATTAAATCATCTTCTTGCACCTTGAATATACAATTTACGTGGCTTTGTGTGCATGGTAAAACCAGAAAAGAATGAGCGACTCTATTATGCTACGAGGGAAAAGTActaaagaaattctaaatacattgcattggtatcaattaactttaaacctttcaattggacTGATTTGAACTTGCATGGTAACATTTatatttctcccaatttctgtttttttgttctccagaataaaaaaagaatagaaatctgtttggtaacgccaacttatttttctattcctcggaatagaaaagtggctggGGATAGATTTGGAacggaaatgaagaaaaaaagtagctttttgttatcgggaacaatttttagaaataatttttttttcttttctatttttcttttgttcttcttctttgttgcgGCCACCGCCGGCGGCCTGCCAACCGTTGACCACCTCCTGCTGCCCACGGCCATCATTGGTAGTCGATTGCCGACGATTGTTGGTGACGGTTGTTGCTGCCTATAGCCCACCGCCGCACCCACGGCCCACTGGCTGACGACTGCCACCGTTTGTCGACAGCTTGTCATCACcaatcgccgcacgaccgccgcctGCTGCCGCAGGACCGCCGACCGTCGCTGCCAACCGCCGTCGCAGGATCGCCGTGCACTCCTCACTAACCATTGCCCCCTCTCATGGCCAGTGGTTGTGGGCAACAATCTTGCAGCGGCGGTTGGCGGCAATGGTTGGCAGTTGTGTGGCAatcgtgcggcgatcgtgcggcAACGGGCGGCGATCGACGGTCTATGagtaagaaaaaaacaaataaatacaaaaattataaattttatccaaacgcatttttattctttttctcttccaagaataaaatttttctataattaccaaacatcttattttactcagaaattgttctggagtagaaatagaaaaaactattttcgaAAAGAAATAGTTCTCCGTAatagaaacgttgccatgcgcaccctaaatGGATAAATTTAATCTCCTTATTCAATTTCTTGCTTGAAAATCAACACTAAATAGAACACGTCATAGCATAAGATTTTTGTTTCCCTTGAGAAATTAAGAGGAATTAAGCACAGGTCAAAGACTCATCCAGTCAAAGATTCCAATGCGAATTTTAGATGACTCCATAGTTAGATAAAGTGAATATAATAGGAAAAAAACAATCCAATGTAATTTATAGGGATGAAGTGGACCAATGGCCATTTCAAGTAAGCTTTTGAACCTGCGCATTTTAACTTCCATATGAGCGAAGGTTAATCGAGGCATACCATGAATGAGTGTACACTCTCCCTCAACAAAAAGCACCCGAACTTGCATCTACCAAAGCCACATCCCTGAAAACACCATAGCCGTGGAATCAAGGAGAATCAAATCATCCATGGCGAAGGCCGCGACGAAGAGGTTGTGGTGGCCATTGTTGGCGCAGGGCCTTTAGGCCTAGCGACAGTGGCATGCTTGAACCGCCTCGGCATAGCCAACATCGTGCTCGAGAGAGAGGATTGCTCCGCCTCTCTTTGGAGAAACAGGTCGTACGATCGATTGAAGCTCCACCTAGCCAAACAATTATGCGAGCTCCCCCACATGCCCTTCTCCTCCGATTCACCCACCTTTGTCACTAGGGCCCAATTCATAGAATACCTCAACGACTACGAATCAGAGTTCGAGATAAAGCTGTACGACGACCTAATCGGCAAGTGGCGGATCGCAGCGAGAAACACGGGCTTGGGCGAGCATGAGTcctgttgggatataatacgcggaaaggATCTTGTATCAATGCAAAATCACCAgaaaaataaacgagaaaaataaggacatcagaaatttacgtggttcggtccgagtatcggtacctacgtccacagGGAGAGCTGGtaacaaataatcaattaaaatcggagaatcagagtttacaatcgctcaatcgctcaagtgtttcccacacctagatttaaccccaaactttaagtgtttataaataataaCTCACTTGGgaataaactcacggcacaaattaCCACGCAACAAAACTCTCTATGTACGGCTTCGCGAGGCTTCAAGATCTTGTGGATCTTCTTCAAGCGGCGTGGACGTGCGGCTTCTCACGTACATAGGGCTTCGGTGGACGTTGAGCGGCTACTTCACACATagggttttgttttccttttatacgtGTGTGTGCCCTAAAAGTCAAAGCTTGACTTTTGGGCCCCACCTTTTCTTACGCGTGCAGAAGAAATCACGTGCAGGGGCTTCACggcttcattcttcttcttcatttcggATTCCGCGGGCTTTGAAGCAATGAACTTTCCtcccttttattttatcatcATGGGCTAAAACAAGAAAGCCCATGCCGTGGGATTtgaatacttttatttttaaatcttcAAGAATCCAGCAAATCACGTTTTTACAAACGCTCAAaatcgagacataatttaacaattctccaccttggctcgatgtttgaagccaagttaaagtgctcatcatccatgctgctCTCCCAACGCCCCGACGAGCGTTCACTCTCCACAGACACTAATAGAGCTCAAGCAAAGCTTGAATTTCGCTAGAGgaacagacttagtcatcatgtctgttGGGTTATCTGCTGTAGCAATCCTTTTAACAATAACAAGacccttagctaagacatcttGTATGAAGTGATACTGGATGTTGATATACTCCGTTCGCTTGTGATAAAttggattatacgccaaatatatgGCACCTTGattatcacagtgtatatccacacttttctgatctaacccaaagtccgagagcaaactttgtaaccatattgCTTCTTTCACTACAAAGGTTAGTGTCATGTACTCTACCTCAGttgaagacaaggcaatgtgatcctgtaaggacgctttccaactaactgcaccacccaCTAGCGTAAACATGTAACATGTTAAAGAtctgcaatcatccaagtcaccagCGTGATCCGAATCCATAAAACCTCAAATATCTGAGAATTcacttcacagcttcccaatgagtTTTACCAGGACACTTCATATAGCAATTAACcacgctcacagcttgtgaaatatcaggcctagtgcacatcatagcatacataatacgaCTCAcgacactagaataaggaacacgagacatatgctcctcctcctcctcagtctgcgttgataatttatctgaaagtttaaagtgctttactaaaggtgtacttacagattttgtcgactgcatattaaaatgtgccattatcttctcaatatatttcttttgagatagaggTAAAACTTCTGCAGTCCtatcacgcaaaatctccatacccaaaattttctttgctgcacctaaatctttcatctcaaattcaacattCAACTgcctcttcagcacatcaatatcagccatattcttagctgctatcagcatatcatcaacatataaaagtagataaatcaaagaaccattctccaatttcctaaagtaaatgcagctgtccatctgactttttgaatagttttgactagccatgaaagtatcaaaacgtttataccaccGTTTAGGAGATTGTTCCAAACCatataaagatttctttaacaagcaaacatgatttTCCTTATTCGGAATAACAAATCCCTCtagttgcctcatgtaaatcttcTCCTCCAACTCACTGtgaaaaaatgcaattttcacaTATAGTTGTTTTAACTCGAGATCCTGCGAAGCAACTAAGgtaagtaaaacacgaatagaagtatgtcttaccacaagATAAAACatctcattgtagtcaatgccctcacgctGTGTATATCCCTTTGTCACAAGTCTCGTCTTATACCTCACTGCCTCAACACcaggaatgccctctttccatttaaagacccatttactttcgataatcttttggctctttggtactttgaccagctcccatgtttgatttcgatggagagattccatctcttcactcatagcccctaaCCATTGCGACgactccgaactagccatcACCTCAGAataagacgaaggctcatctgtctTCACCTCATCACCTccagtcaatgcataagcaacatctgtataaccataacgtacccatggtttaatttgccttctctgtCTATCTGCGGCTATAGTCTGCTGCAGCTTTactggttgttcactatcaccgatTTCAAGAATTGCGGCTTCATCTGTAGTCTCAACCTctgttaccttcgaggtctccggagtctccacctgaagctccacctcactaatgacaccatgatcttTCTTCTCTGCTAGTTGTGTCTCAAAACTCctctgttgaagcattgcagtctcgtTGAAGATCACATCTCTACTGATTAGAAAATCGGGTGATCTGGGATTGGTGCACCACAAtcggtagcctttcaccccatgtgcataacccaaaaatatgcacttcttcgccctcggctcaagcttaccatcactcgcatgagTATACGCAGGACATCTGAATATTCGTAATCCggaataatcaacaggtttccccgaccatacttccttaggagtcttccactcgatagcagatgatggagatcgattaaccagGTAACATGACATATTCactgctttagcccaaaattccttgccaagtcctacatgcgaaagcatgcatcgagctcgctcaagcaaagttcTGTTCTTCCGTTCTACCATgccattctgctgtggtgtcCCAGGTATTGTGCGATGTCTtacaataccttctttctcgcagaactcggtaaaatctttaccatagaactccatgccattatcggttctcaggcacttgatctgtttatctgactgcttctcaattaatgccttaaatttattgaactgatcaaacacatcatatttgtgcttcagaaagtatacccatacaTTCTTCGAATAATTATCGATAAATGTCAACATATATAgggcacctcctttcgaaggaacCGAAGACGGGCCCCAGACGTCTGACTGAATATATTCAACTAGTCGTTTGGTTGAGTGAATAATTGTAGTAAACCTAACTCGATGTTACTTCCCATAGATGCAGTGTtcacataagtccagcttcCTTGTTTTTTGACACttcaacaaccccctttcactcagcatcgtcatacctgcctcacttatgtgccctaaacgcatatgccataattgagtcaagttagagtctgactcacctgatgaaactgcAGTAGTTCCGGTCACGGTCTCTCCCAGTAGACGATATAGAGTATTTaactttcttccccttcatcactGTCATAGCACCTCGAGATATCTTCAATACTCCACCTTCAACGATGTACCTAAacccgatgtcatcgagtgtcccagagaaataaggttcttcttgagctctggCACATGCCTTACATCTGTCATGTGCGAaccaccccatcgtgcatcTGGATCGGAATTGTCCCAATCCCTACAGCCTTACAGACTACATTATTCCCTAaaagaaccctaccaccatccgtagcttggtaagtagtaaaccagttcttatgatgtgtcatatgataagaacaccccgaatctagcacccattcctCTCTTGACGAAGtagtagtcacacataaaacagctTCTGCATCCATATTGCTCCCTTTAGCAACGTTTGCCACACTGCTTGTGGCATTCTGcttatcaactttatttctccactttggacaatctctcctgatgtgcccctcctcgcgacactcaaagcacttcacacgTCCTTTGGACATTTTATTGCGTGATTTTGATCTGCTTTTACCTCCGCTGCTACTAGGCTCTCGATGTTGTTTTCTACCTCGAATCATCAGTGCTTGCACTGCTCCTTTCGCCAGaccgtcatctcgcaactttttctgccactccttagagaataaggcggactttacctcATTTGAGGTAATAGTAGTACGTTCCTGCAACATCGAATCAATAAAGTGCTCTCATGACTCTAGTAAAGAAGCTAATAACATCATgccttgttcttcatcatcaagtatcttaccaaTGTTCtgacgttcttcagatccaacatgagtttattaaattcatctaagtgggttctgatagacgtaccttcagtatatctaaattgaaacatcttcttcaacatatataagtgattgttcaaacctttcttcataTAGAGAGTTTGAAGTTTTGTCCATAATGCTGTTgcatccttctcctcaataACCTCTAATAAGACCTCATCTAACAAATTTAATAGGATTATGCTATTTGCTTTTCCCATAAGCTCTACCCTCTttgaggctttcattataatcgaCAATTCATCTTCGCCATctagtgccttggccaaaccttgtgttgtcaataaagcCCGCATCTTCATGCGccataacacaaagttatttctcccatcaaacttctcaatctcaGATTTTCTttcagacataattgcaataacataaTTTCCATATAATAATTAGACAAGCAAAatctccaaatcacaatcaagaaatccaaccccaagctctgataccaattgttgggatataatacgtggaaacgacaggatcttgcaatttacgtcaatgcgaaatcaccagagaaataaacgagaaaaataaggataccagaaatttacgtggtttggtctgagtatcggtacctatgtccacggggagagccggcaacaaataatccactaaaatttgagaatcataatttacaatcactcaagtgtttctcatacctagatttaaccccaaaccctaaGTGTTTATGAATAATAACTCACTTGGgaataaactcacggcacaaattaCCACGCAACAAAACTCTCTATGTACGGCTTCGTGAGGCTTCAAGATCTTGCGGATCTTCTTCAAGCGGCGTGGACGTGCAGCTTCTCACGTACATAGGGCTTCGGTAAACGTTGAGCGGCTACTTCACACGTagggttttgttttccttttatacgtGTGTGTGCCTTAAAAGTCAAAGCTTGACTTTTGGGCCCCACCTTTTCTTACGCGTGCAGAAGAAATCACGGGCAGGGGCTTCACGgctccattcttcttcttcatttcggATTCCGCGGGCTTTTAAGCGATGAACTTTCctcccttttattttatcttcatGGGCTAAAACAAGAAAGCCCATGCCGTGGGATTtgaacacttttatttttaaatcttcAAGAATCTAGCGAATCGCGTTTTTACAAACGCTCAAaatcgagacataatttaacaagtCCTATGTGGCGGAGTTCTTGGTGGTGGCGAGCGGGGAGAACAGCGAAGGCGTGACACCAGAGGTCAACGGTTAGGGAGCTTTGACGGGAAGGCGATGCGCTCGAGCTACTACCGGAATAGGAGGGAATTCAGAGGGAGCAACGTGCTGGTGGTGGGATGTGGGAACTCAGGGATGGAGATTGCTTACGACTTGTGGAGTCATGGCGCCAACACTTCTATTGTTACTCGAAGTCCCGTATGCAAACTCTTTCTTCAAACTCATgcaattttccttctttagtaAGCGGATGGAAATTagagaattttaatattttcgtgGAAATTCAGTCGGGAGTTGATAGTGGGATCTCTTGCAACAGATCAGACATATTCGAATGATTAAGGAATCCATTTACTTGGAGTGACAAACGACTTGATGATCAAATGATATAGAGAGCAAATGAAGCCCTTATCTTCTTTTATAGCTATAGATAGTGGCTACGTTTTTTTCACGACCTTAATAGCCTGATGAAGAGAATTCGCGGGTAGTCGTTACCGAGGAAATGGTGTTTCTTGGTATGGTTTTGTTAAAATTCCTCCCATGCTGAATGGTTGACATCGTCATGGTACTACTTAGCATGCTCGAATATGGTGACTATTTCAAGTACGGCCTTCGGAGGCCAGAGAAAGGTCCATTCTATCTGAAAGCAGCGACCGGACGATCCCCAGCCATCGACGTCAGGGCAATGAAGAGGATCGACGACGGAGTGATCAAGGTGAATTAAGGAGTTATGGGcttgttttctttgaaattgaatttcgaACTGAATCAAAAGTCTGTCAAACCTTCTCGAGTTATAATAAAGCCAATGATCTAGCTTTTCCCCTCCATCAAAAGCATTAACGGGAAGCCGGTCACGTTCATGAATGGCACGACCAAAGGCCATAGTCTTTGCCACTGGCTAAAAAAGCAATGTGCGGAAATGGCTCCAGGTACGTtttctttgaattatttttttcgttGGGCCACTTAATAATGATTGCTTTTTCTGAATTGGCAACTTCTCCCATTTTATCTTGATATTTATGGTAACTTAACTAGGATGGAGATCATCTCTTCAACAAATACGGAATGACCAAGGTCTTGCGCTAATGGAATGAGCAGGGCCTGCTCGGCATCTCTGATGACGCGCGGAATGTAGCATGCCATATTAGTTTCGAACTGCGACGCAGAAGGAAGTGTGAGTGACAGAACTAAGAAGCGATATTGTTCGTGCAACAATATGCTTGTACCAAAAAAATAGAGGATACATGATGACCTCGCACTGTAAACAGAATTAAAGCTTCATCAAGGTCAAAATCAATAATGTCATTTTATTTGCAGATTAGTGACCCACGAGTGTACGAGTTCCCCTTTTGACGTTTCTTTCTCTAATGTTCTTAAATTTTAGCAGTTCAAGTCACTTACCGACAATGATCAATGATACTCTATGCAACAAATTGTTTTGAAACG
The nucleotide sequence above comes from Eucalyptus grandis isolate ANBG69807.140 chromosome 2, ASM1654582v1, whole genome shotgun sequence. Encoded proteins:
- the LOC104435156 gene encoding probable indole-3-pyruvate monooxygenase YUCCA10, with the protein product MRSSYYRNRREFRGSNVLVVGCGNSGMEIAYDLWSHGANTSIVTRSPYGLRRPEKGPFYLKAATGRSPAIDVRAMKRIDDGVIKGFEIPAVVVDTAFGEGAIDSPDGAVENSAPPELVESEGSVNAFD